A region of the Chloroflexota bacterium genome:
TCAACAAGTTTCTGGGCGACGGCTTCATGGCCGTCTTCGGCGCGCCCATCGAGGACGCGCAGGACTGCCGGAACGCCGTGGCCGCGGCCCTGGAGATGCTGCACGCCGTCGAGACCATGAGTATGCGCGGGACGATCGCGCCGACGACGATCCGCATCGGGCTGCACGCCGGCGAGGCCGTGACCGGGAACGTCGGCTCGTCGGCGCGTAAGGAGTACACGATCATCGGGGACGTGGTGAACCTGGCCTCGCGCCTGGAGCAGTTGAACAAGCAGTTCGGCTCGCGGCTGCTGGTCTCGGAGATGGTGGCCGACCGGCTCGACGGCATCGCCGTGACGAAGATCGGGCACGGCGACGTGCAGGTGAAGGGGCGCGAACAGCCCGTGCCGGTGTTCGAGCTGCGGGATGAGCAGCCGGCAGCCAGCACGGGATAGGTCGCTCGCACGGCGAGGGCCGCCAGGCGCGTCGGTCGCCTCAGCCGCCGGTGGGGCGTCTGTCGCCTCTGGGCCACGTGCAGCCTGCAAGCCCCACGTACGATACGAGCCCACAAGCGCCGGATTGTGGGCTGGCACGCGACGTGCATCAGCGACTGGTGCGTGATCGTGGTAGGCGCAGTACCAGCACGGTCACGCAGCGGGTGGACGGCAAGGCTGGCGATCGGTCGTGTCGTTCACCCGCTTCTTGCGCCCAGCCGGCGTGTCCAGCCCGGGTGCTGCCACTGGCACGGCAGCTACTCCGGGCGGGCGAGCCGCTCCATGTACAGGTCCAGGAACCGCGCGCTGTCGATCTCCAGGGGCACGTCGGCGTTCGGCGGCTGCCCCCAGCGGCCTCGACGGTCGGCCATCACCATCCCGTAGGCGCGCGGACTGTGGGTCTCGACCTCCAGGTACCAGCGCTCCGATGTGAAGTAGCCTGGATCGATGGCGTACAGGATGGCGGCGGAGTCATGCATCGGGAAGCCGGGCCAGCCGGTGCGGCGGATGTAGTGCTGGCCGTAGTGGCTGCTGACGGCGTGGGTGAACTCGCCCACCCGGCCGCCGTGCTGCCGGATCGTCTCGACCTGGGCCGGGCTGATCAAGGCTTTGAGGGTCACGTCCAGCCCGATCAACGCCAGCTTGTAGCCCGCCGAGAAGACGATGGCGGCGGCCTCGGCGTCGTTGTGGATGTTGGCCTCGGCCAGGGGCGTGACGTTGCCCGGCACCGTCACCGCGCCGCCCATGACGATCAGCTCGTGTACCCGCTCGACGATGCGCGGCTCCAGGCTGGTCGCCAGGGCGATGTTCGTGAGCGGCCCGACGGCGATGATGGTGATCTCGCCGGGGGCAGCGGCCATCACGCGCTCGACGATCAGCTCGGCGGCCCGCCGCGGCACGACGCCACGGCTCGGCTCCGGCAGGACGGCCCCGCCCAGGCCGTTGTCGCCATGCACCACCACGCCGCTCAGGCGCGGTGGGCGCATCAGCGGGCGGCCTGCGCCTGCCGCCACCGGGATGTCTGGCCGTCCAGCGACATCTAACAAAATCAGTGCATTGCGTGTCGTTTGCTCGACATCCACGTTACCGTAGACGGTGGTGACCGCATCCAGTGTCAGCTCAGGCGAGCGCAGCAGAAAGAAGAGCGCCAGGGCGTCGTCTACGCCAGGGTCGGTATCGAAGATCACACGACGGGGGGTCGTCAGATCCATGGCCGCAACCTCGCGCCAGCCTGAACGTCGCGTCAGAGCAGGGGTGTCAGTATGGCAACATGCACATACCCTGTCCACCTGACCCGCGGGACGGTATACTACCGCCGACGAGCCGTGTCGTGTCAGCGCGACAGATCAAGATAGGCGCTCGCCCGTTCGGGAGGCGCACCACCGCGAGAACTCGATAGCCGCCATACGCCGACGAGGTGCAGCGATGTCCGAGCCTGTCTCAGAACCCCGTCCGTACCAGCGTGTCTATGCTGATCTGCGTGCGCGGATCGAGCGTGGCGAACTGGTGCACGGGGCTCAGTTGCCGAGCCAGCCGGCGCTCGCGGCTGAGTA
Encoded here:
- a CDS encoding nucleoside hydrolase, which produces MDLTTPRRVIFDTDPGVDDALALFFLLRSPELTLDAVTTVYGNVDVEQTTRNALILLDVAGRPDIPVAAGAGRPLMRPPRLSGVVVHGDNGLGGAVLPEPSRGVVPRRAAELIVERVMAAAPGEITIIAVGPLTNIALATSLEPRIVERVHELIVMGGAVTVPGNVTPLAEANIHNDAEAAAIVFSAGYKLALIGLDVTLKALISPAQVETIRQHGGRVGEFTHAVSSHYGQHYIRRTGWPGFPMHDSAAILYAIDPGYFTSERWYLEVETHSPRAYGMVMADRRGRWGQPPNADVPLEIDSARFLDLYMERLARPE